The following DNA comes from Chitinophaga nivalis.
ATCTTCTCTATCGCTTTTTGGAGGTATTGAAAATCGCTGGTAGATTTGATATATTTAAATCTCCGGGAGAGCTCCGGTGTATTATCAGCCAACACATATTGTTTCAGGCTTTGAAGTTCAGCAATCATTTTCTCCCTTTTGTTTTTTAAGAAAAGCGTTCTTTGCTGGAATAAACTGATATTTTGCTTTTCTATTTCATTGAAGACAATATCCTCATTATTTTTTACGGGTTTGTACCATGGCTTCTCTGCATAATAGCTATCCACTTCTCCACTTTTGAACCGGTATCCTCTTCTGGCAAACAGGTCATTCGTTAAGAACCGGATGTCATCAATACTCAGGTTTTCAATTTGTTCCGGCTTGAGCCGTTGCGTAGTACAGGAAGTGCAGTCATGCAGGGATTGTGCACATGCAGACTTCAACACGAATAGGGTAAATAGCGTAAGGTAAAATGTTTTCATTTTCTCGGGACTTAAACTACTAAAATAGACTATCCTGACCAGAAAACCGCTATGACAATG
Coding sequences within:
- a CDS encoding YARHG domain-containing protein — translated: MKTFYLTLFTLFVLKSACAQSLHDCTSCTTQRLKPEQIENLSIDDIRFLTNDLFARRGYRFKSGEVDSYYAEKPWYKPVKNNEDIVFNEIEKQNISLFQQRTLFLKNKREKMIAELQSLKQYVLADNTPELSRRFKYIKSTSDFQYLQKAIEKISINDINWFKHKAKYELTIDDGDFVRVYSIHIDRNKIRIQYNNQGGSTLDEHTTLYPTASNNEFAYWWDFEFDTILKFIRFDVAG